A section of the Callithrix jacchus isolate 240 chromosome 14, calJac240_pri, whole genome shotgun sequence genome encodes:
- the LOC100406653 gene encoding RNA-binding motif protein, X chromosome, with product MKDRETNKSRGFAFVTFESPADAKDAARDMNGKSLDGKAIKVEQATKPSFESGRRGPPPPPRSRGPPRGLRGGRGGSGGTRGPPSRGGHMDDGGYSMNFNMSSSRGPLPVKRGPPPRSGGPPPKRSAPSGPVRSSSGMGGRAPVSRGRDSYGGPPRREPLPSRRDVYLSPRDDGYSTKDSYSSRDYPSSRDTRDYAPPPRDYTYRDYGHSSSRDDYPSRGYSDRDGYGRDRDYSDHPSGGSYRDSYESYGNSRSAPPTRGPPPSYGGSSRYDDYSSSRDGYGGSRDSYSSSRSDLYSSGRDRVGRQERGLPPSMERGYPPPRDSYSSSSRGAPRGGGRGGSRSDRGGGRSRY from the coding sequence ATGAAAGACCGTGAAACCAACAAATCAAGAGGATTTGCTTTTGTCACCTTTGAAAGCCCAGCAGATGCTAAGGATGCAGCCAGAGACATGAATGGAAAGTCATTAGACGGAAAAGCCATCAAAGTGGAACAAGCCACCAAACCATCATTCGAAAGTGGTAGACGTgggccacctccacctccaagaaGTAGAGGCCCTCCAAGAGGTCTTagaggtggaagaggaggaagtggaggaaccAGGGGACCTCCCTCACGGGGAGGACACATGGATGACGGTGGATATTCCATGAATTTTAACATGAGTTCTTCCAGGGGACCACTCCCAGTAAAAAGAGGACCACCACCAAGAAGTGGGGGTCCTCCTCCTAAGAGATCTGCACCTTCAGGACCAGTTCGCAGCAGCAGTGGAATGGGAGGAAGAGCTCCTGTATCACGTGGAAGAGATAGTTACGGAGGTCCACCTCGAAGAGAACCGCTGCCTTCTCGTAGAGATGTTTATTTGTCCCCAAGAGATGATGGGTATTCTACTAAAGACAGCTATTCCAGCAGAGATTACCCAAGTTCTCGTGATACAAGAGATTACGCACCACCACCGCGAGATTATACTTACCGTGACTATGGTCATTCCAGTTCACGTGATGACTACCCATCAAGAGGCTATAGCGATAGAGATGGATATGGTCGTGATCGTGACTATTCAGATCATCCAAGTGGAGGTTCCTACAGAGATTCATATGAGAGTTATGGTAACTCACGTAGTGCTCCACCTACACGAGGGCCCCCGCCATCTTATGGTGGAAGCAGTCGCTATGATGATTACAGCAGCTCACGTGACGGATATGGTGGAAGTCGAGACAGTTACTCAAGCAGCCGAAGTGATCTCTACTCAAGTGGTCGTGATCGGGTTGGCAGACAAGAAAGAGGGCTTCCCCCTTCTATGGAAAGGGGGTACCCTCCTCCACGTGATTCCTACAGCAGTTCAAGCCGCGGAGCACCAAGAGGTGGTGGCCGTGGAGGAAGCCGATCTGATAGagggggaggcagaagcagatactag